The genomic DNA TAAATGTTTCAGGAGATTTTTTAACTAAGCGATCTTCTGAAGAAAATGGTAAAGCGTATATGGGATATTTGTTATGAATATTGTTTTTTTCGATAAAATCTAGATGCTCTTCCGCAAATATTCCGTTGTGGAAAGCAACAATTGCTTCTGGGTTAGATTTTTTAATAAAAAGATTCATCAGTTCACTTTCATTTTTATGAGGTTTGTGCGGGGTAATATAATGACCTGCAAATTGGGTAGTTTCTTGGTTTTTTATTCCAATTTCTAATCCTTTTATAAAACCGTAGCCAGATTCGTAATAACAAGAAGAGGTTGTAATTTTTTCAATATTATTTTTAGAAAAGTGGGCTATTAATTTAATTAATGAATCTTGAAGACCTAAAGTGTTTTGATAAACACCAGTTGGTGGTTTTATTGCAAAATTAGTTCCAAAATTTGCGGCAATTAATATTTCTTCATTTTGCGAAACAAATTCTGCTATTTCGGCAAACCCATAATGTCCAAATAAGCCAGTTGTTAACTTAACTTCTTCTTGGATATTTAATTTTTGAATGCTATTTATAATTTGTTTTGGGTCTGAACCAAAACCTGTACCTTCAATTAATAGTTTATAAGAAATGTCTTTTAAACCAAGTTTTAAACCATTGGTAAAAGATTTTCCTATTTGTTTATGCGCATTAGATTGAGGTAATATAACACCAATTTTATTTTCCATTTTGTATATAAAATTAAAGGAGAGCATTAAATATCTCCTTTATTTAAAATAGATGATTAACTTCTTGATGGGAAAATTCCGAATAAAGCAATACAAACATTAATTCCTAAGAAAGGGTTTCTAGAGTGAATAGGTAAGCTACTACCAGCAAGACTAGTTGTTCCAGAAATTACTACACCGCCAAGTTTGTCGGTTGCATTTGGATCTTCTCTATAAATGGTTGGCATTGAGCCGTCAGTACCTAATGAATTTGCTCCTTCTCCAGATTCGCTAGTATCGTTATCGTTGTTAGTTGTATAAACATCTACGCTTGCGGTTCCGTTAATTAAAGAATGTGCATGCGAAGGCATATTTGCTTGAGTAACATATAAATCTTCTGTACCTCCTCTTTGGCCCCAAGCAATTGTAGAAAGTCCTGGTCCATGACCAGTATGTACTATACTTCTTCCACGTAAATCTGGTAAAGCAAAAGTTGTTCTTCCATCTCCACCAAAAGTGGTGCCTAAAAGAGAAAATAATGCAGAATTAGATGAAATAGCCTGTATTTGTCCGTCACATTTTGCCCAAGTTCTTGGTGCAAAACTAAAACCAAATGGCTGAATTTGTCCTATAAATGGATCCATAGTTATAAATTTAAGTGGTTAATATTTTTTTTCAAATCTATAAATATCAGCTAATGGATTTTAGAGTTTAAATGACTGATAAGTAAAAAGGGTATAAATACCTGGTAAGTATGTGTTTATGTTCTTAAAGTTAAAGTGAAGACTGTTATATGTTAAAGTCTGGAGTAATTTCTATTAATTTTTTTTGAATGCCATAAATAACCAAACCTGCTACATTTTTAGATTGTGTTTTTAAAAGTAAATTGTTTCTATGGCCTTCTACTGTTCTCGGACTTATAAAAAGCTTCTCTGCAATTTCTGTAGTAGTATTTTGTTCACAAATAAGTTCTAAAACTTCAAATTCTCTTTTAGAAAGCAGATTTTTATCTAGATCGCTTTTTATTCGTTTTCCACTAGATGATATAATGTTTTCATGAATAATTTTTAATACTTTTTCATCGTAATAAAATCCTTTTTCATGTACTTGGTTTATGGTGTGAATAACCATTTTTGGACTTGTGGTTTTTAGAAGGTAAGAAGATGCACCAACGTCAATCATATTAGTAATAAAAGATTTGCCATCATAACTAGTTAATGCAATGATCTTAATGTTTGGGTGTGTCTTATGAATAACCTTAGTAGCTTCTACACCATTCATTTCTGGCATTTTTAAATCCATTAAAATAACATCAGGAAATTCTTCTGTATTTGCTATAAAGTCTACTAATTCTTTTCCATTTTCAGCTTCAAAAATAACATTGAAGTTCTTTTCTCTGTTTAGTAAAAAATGAATTCCACTTCTAAAAAGTTGTTCATCGTCTGCAATAACTATATTAATTATATTCATCTTATAGGGGGGCTTATACTATTATTGATATTTTAAAACCTTTATTTTTTGCGGTATTAATAGTGAAGCTTCCTTGTAAAAGTGCTACTCTACTTTCAATATTTTTCATTCCTAACCCTTTTTTACGGTTTAGATCGTTTGCATTAAAACCAATACCATCATCAGTATAATTAAAAAGTAAGGTGTTGTTTTTTGTAATTATATGTATAGTACTATTCTTTGCATTACCGTGTCTTATAGAATTATTAATTAACTCTTGTGTAATTCTAAATAAGTGTAATTCTTTTTCTGGGACTAAGTATTTTTTTGGATATTTTAAATTGTATTCTATGGTAACTTTTCTGCTATTGTTAAATGAATCTGCAAGTTCTTCTATAGCGTCTTTAAGGCCGAATTCACTTAAAATAGGAGGTAACAAGTTGTGCGCAATTTTTCGAGCACTTTCTAATGTTTTATCGGTTGCCTTTAAAATACTATCATTTACAAGTGAATATTCTTCGGGGCTTAATTCTCCATCTTTTAAAAGGTTGGCATTTAAATTAATTACATTTAGTTTAGAACTAATATCATCATGTAAATCTTGTGCAATACGTTTACGCTCATCTTCTTGCGTAACAATAATAGCTTGTATAATTTCTTTTTGATGATTAATTTCTAGGTTTTTTTTCTCCAACTCTTTTTCTACTATCTTTTTTCTTGAGAAAAAGAAAAATAGTAAAAGAGCAACCCCCATTAGGAGGAGCAATAAAACACCTGTTAATACAATAGCAATCACTTGGTTTTCTTGAGTTAAGAGTTCTTCCATTAGGGGATTTTGTAAGACAAAACAAAATTACGGAAAAATAAGTTATCGTAAATATAGTAGATTATATGCTGTATTTATAACGCTTTATAAAAATCGGGTATTTATACTTGGTTTTGTTAATTAACCTCAAGTAGCTGTATATTAATTAATTGTGTTTAAGGATTTTCTAAAGTTTTTATACCATTCTGTAAAAATTAAGATTTGATAAACTAAATAAATAAAGGCATTTAAGAGCCAAATATAATTTTTGAAAGAATGTTCTGAAGTTGAACCGTTAATAAGATTACCAACAGAGAATAAAAAAGTACTAGAAATTAAATAAATAAAAACACCAGAATTTAGATAAATAAATTTTTTTGTAGCATTTAAGTTTTCTGAAAAGAATAAGATAGAATAGAAGACTAAAGGTAAAGAGGTTATGATGACTTCTGTTAAATTAAATTTAAAATAATCTAGAGGGTTTATATAATAAATTATAATAATTAAAAAAGGGATGATAAATAAGAATAGGTTAATTAATCTTTTTTTAATTTTAGATTTTAAGATAGATTTATAAAAAAAACTCAAAAATAAAAATTGCCCCACAAAATAATAATGAGATAAAAAAAGATTAGATATT from Polaribacter sp. ALD11 includes the following:
- a CDS encoding phage tail protein translates to MDPFIGQIQPFGFSFAPRTWAKCDGQIQAISSNSALFSLLGTTFGGDGRTTFALPDLRGRSIVHTGHGPGLSTIAWGQRGGTEDLYVTQANMPSHAHSLINGTASVDVYTTNNDNDTSESGEGANSLGTDGSMPTIYREDPNATDKLGGVVISGTTSLAGSSLPIHSRNPFLGINVCIALFGIFPSRS
- a CDS encoding ABC transporter substrate-binding protein; this translates as MENKIGVILPQSNAHKQIGKSFTNGLKLGLKDISYKLLIEGTGFGSDPKQIINSIQKLNIQEEVKLTTGLFGHYGFAEIAEFVSQNEEILIAANFGTNFAIKPPTGVYQNTLGLQDSLIKLIAHFSKNNIEKITTSSCYYESGYGFIKGLEIGIKNQETTQFAGHYITPHKPHKNESELMNLFIKKSNPEAIVAFHNGIFAEEHLDFIEKNNIHNKYPIYALPFSSEDRLVKKSPETFKAIKTISSWYKDIKNDSNKKFTDMYLKTYDKVPDFFALLGYENGLVIKNTLQQKNQSLKKSIEEINIDGPRGKINFNNPFNKTNFAHYIWDQEVDKNNNVIRKQIIELPKNNLFNLAKLTEEESTSQGWFNSYLCH
- a CDS encoding response regulator transcription factor, which codes for MNIINIVIADDEQLFRSGIHFLLNREKNFNVIFEAENGKELVDFIANTEEFPDVILMDLKMPEMNGVEATKVIHKTHPNIKIIALTSYDGKSFITNMIDVGASSYLLKTTSPKMVIHTINQVHEKGFYYDEKVLKIIHENIISSSGKRIKSDLDKNLLSKREFEVLELICEQNTTTEIAEKLFISPRTVEGHRNNLLLKTQSKNVAGLVIYGIQKKLIEITPDFNI
- a CDS encoding sensor histidine kinase is translated as MEELLTQENQVIAIVLTGVLLLLLMGVALLLFFFFSRKKIVEKELEKKNLEINHQKEIIQAIIVTQEDERKRIAQDLHDDISSKLNVINLNANLLKDGELSPEEYSLVNDSILKATDKTLESARKIAHNLLPPILSEFGLKDAIEELADSFNNSRKVTIEYNLKYPKKYLVPEKELHLFRITQELINNSIRHGNAKNSTIHIITKNNTLLFNYTDDGIGFNANDLNRKKGLGMKNIESRVALLQGSFTINTAKNKGFKISIIV